A window of the Candidatus Neomarinimicrobiota bacterium genome harbors these coding sequences:
- a CDS encoding M15 family metallopeptidase, with protein MKNRFTYIPLVVLICFFHLFAGQEISLEEQLQKQGLVNIHTLAPDILVELKYSTSDNFLSVDTYGELENCYLQPKAAAMLKQAQDSLKKSHPELTLLVYDGARPRSIQRKMWALVVNTPSEDYVANPDRGSVHNFGSAVDLTIATKDGVPLDMGTAFDYFGKLAQPRHEASFLKEKKLTQEQIDNRLLLREVMTQAGFQAISIEWWHFNAVPVKVARSQYRIIE; from the coding sequence ATGAAAAATCGATTTACATACATACCCCTGGTTGTTCTCATTTGCTTTTTCCACCTGTTTGCAGGTCAGGAAATATCATTGGAAGAACAACTACAAAAACAGGGACTGGTAAACATCCACACGTTGGCTCCAGATATCCTGGTTGAGTTGAAATACTCCACATCAGACAATTTTCTTTCAGTGGATACCTATGGAGAATTAGAAAATTGCTATCTCCAGCCCAAGGCTGCAGCCATGCTTAAACAAGCCCAGGACTCACTCAAGAAATCACACCCTGAATTAACCCTTTTGGTTTATGATGGCGCTCGGCCTCGCTCCATTCAGCGTAAGATGTGGGCTCTCGTGGTGAATACACCATCTGAGGACTATGTGGCAAATCCTGATAGAGGGTCCGTCCATAACTTTGGTTCTGCTGTGGATCTTACCATTGCCACTAAGGATGGGGTCCCATTGGATATGGGAACTGCATTTGACTATTTTGGCAAACTGGCTCAACCACGTCATGAAGCTTCATTCCTGAAAGAAAAAAAACTGACTCAGGAGCAGATAGACAACCGTCTTCTCTTAAGAGAAGTGATGACTCAAGCTGGCTTTCAGGCTATCTCCATAGAATGGTGGCACTTTAATGCGGTGCCTGTCAAAGTTGCCCGCTCTCAGTACCGAATTATTGAATAA
- a CDS encoding aminopeptidase P N-terminal domain-containing protein: protein MPPRIKLIIPLLLVLLCGATASSMSKKDNLPADEFARRRAIFLEELRGLNACAIFHTAPQTDRNHHVEHPYRQDSDFIYLTGWPLKGGILVLTPQANPEDSAEVSLFVTPRNLKKEVWTGPKAGIDEAIALPDVDQAYDYGDFYTHLGKLIKGYERLVISYGSDPVFEHEFAEKLESISSHPSLLQEASALLKSHRLIKSPGEIQSLEKAIDVTRQSLLEVWPLIPTMKFEYEVQAAVEYGFAKRGAERLGFPSIVGAGKNATYLHYEDNRGELTAGDLLLMDVGAEWNFYSADISRTLPISGKFSPEQRAIYQLVLDAQLAAIEKVKPGVSWREPHNTAVAFITSGLVGLGLLEGDPGDLIQEKAYRKFFMHGTSHWLGLDVHDVGGWVGDDGKAHPLKVGMVLTVEPGIYISESEDVDSKWWNIGVRIEDDVLVTRKGHRVLSQSIPKTIQEIEGLMQP from the coding sequence ATGCCCCCCAGAATAAAATTGATTATCCCCCTCCTGCTTGTTCTGTTATGCGGAGCAACTGCCAGCAGCATGTCAAAAAAGGATAATCTCCCTGCTGATGAGTTCGCCAGACGCAGAGCCATTTTTCTTGAAGAATTGCGGGGACTTAACGCCTGTGCTATTTTTCATACTGCCCCACAGACCGATCGTAATCATCATGTTGAACATCCCTATCGACAGGACTCAGATTTCATTTATTTGACAGGCTGGCCTCTTAAGGGGGGAATATTGGTCCTTACCCCACAAGCAAACCCGGAGGATAGCGCCGAGGTTTCACTGTTTGTCACACCTCGAAATTTAAAAAAGGAGGTGTGGACCGGTCCCAAAGCTGGAATTGATGAAGCCATCGCTCTCCCTGACGTTGATCAAGCATATGATTATGGGGATTTTTATACCCATCTGGGGAAACTGATCAAGGGCTATGAACGACTTGTTATTTCTTATGGCAGCGACCCTGTTTTTGAGCATGAGTTTGCGGAAAAACTTGAATCCATCAGCAGCCATCCCAGCCTGCTGCAGGAAGCATCTGCGCTACTCAAATCACATCGACTCATTAAGTCCCCTGGTGAAATTCAATCTTTGGAAAAAGCTATTGATGTGACCCGTCAATCACTGCTGGAAGTCTGGCCACTGATTCCTACCATGAAGTTTGAGTATGAGGTGCAGGCTGCCGTTGAATATGGTTTCGCAAAACGAGGAGCTGAACGTCTGGGGTTCCCATCCATTGTCGGAGCAGGCAAAAACGCTACATACCTCCATTATGAAGACAACCGCGGTGAACTCACTGCTGGAGATCTTTTATTGATGGATGTTGGAGCTGAGTGGAATTTCTATTCAGCTGATATCAGCCGAACCCTCCCCATCTCCGGAAAATTCAGCCCTGAGCAGCGTGCAATCTATCAACTCGTGCTTGATGCCCAGCTAGCAGCTATTGAAAAAGTGAAGCCAGGTGTTTCCTGGAGGGAACCTCACAACACTGCTGTTGCATTTATCACTTCTGGGCTGGTTGGTCTTGGATTGCTCGAAGGCGATCCCGGCGATCTTATTCAGGAAAAAGCCTATCGTAAATTTTTTATGCACGGCACCTCACATTGGTTGGGCCTGGATGTCCACGATGTCGGTGGATGGGTGGGTGACGATGGCAAGGCGCACCCCTTAAAAGTCGGGATGGTTCTCACTGTGGAACCTGGAATCTATATTAGCGAGTCAGAAGACGTGGATTCCAAATGGTGGAATATTGGTGTACGTATTGAAGATGATGTGCTGGTAACACGAAAGGGACACCGTGTATTAAGCCAGTCTATCCCTAAAACTATTCAAGAGATTGAGGGTCTGATGCAGCCCTGA
- a CDS encoding rhodanese-like domain-containing protein, translated as MKLDWRLVLVLVLSLGLMVSCEDTDDEETATAFETLTTYMADNSYDADVVVSGWTMAASALTGNEANYFILDIRSAEKYAEGHIPMAVNCPVFADVLTTVEAQNTSDLPVVVACYSGQSAAHAVVALRLSGYTDAKSLLFGMSSWAMQFDSWSGNVASIAVGNANWSTAAAPALLSGMDDPVIDTDLTDGAAILAERVDAILAGFKGTPSATILATPENYQIINYWGLTDYDHYGHIAGAYQVTPGTLTIANDGLDMLDPSQTIVTYCWTGQTSSMMTAWLTAVGYDATSLKFGANSMIYSALESHKWAALTADLPME; from the coding sequence ATGAAACTTGATTGGAGACTAGTATTGGTATTGGTGTTGTCACTAGGACTTATGGTAAGTTGTGAGGACACTGATGATGAAGAAACAGCCACGGCATTTGAAACATTGACCACATATATGGCCGATAATTCATATGATGCAGATGTGGTGGTAAGCGGATGGACTATGGCAGCTTCCGCACTTACTGGAAACGAAGCTAACTACTTTATTTTGGACATCCGTTCTGCGGAAAAATACGCTGAAGGTCATATTCCTATGGCTGTCAACTGTCCTGTATTTGCCGATGTTCTCACGACTGTCGAGGCCCAAAACACCTCTGATCTTCCAGTGGTAGTGGCCTGTTATAGCGGTCAATCAGCAGCCCATGCTGTTGTTGCACTACGCTTGAGTGGATATACAGATGCAAAATCACTTCTGTTCGGTATGAGCAGCTGGGCCATGCAGTTTGATAGCTGGTCAGGCAATGTTGCCAGTATTGCTGTAGGTAATGCCAACTGGTCAACTGCTGCTGCACCTGCCCTGCTTTCAGGTATGGATGATCCAGTGATTGACACTGATCTCACAGATGGCGCTGCCATTCTTGCAGAACGTGTTGATGCCATTCTTGCTGGTTTTAAGGGAACACCCTCTGCAACAATCCTGGCAACACCTGAAAACTATCAGATCATTAACTACTGGGGATTGACAGACTACGACCATTATGGTCACATTGCTGGTGCCTATCAGGTTACTCCTGGAACACTGACAATTGCCAATGATGGTCTTGACATGCTTGATCCTTCACAGACAATCGTTACCTATTGCTGGACCGGTCAGACATCATCCATGATGACAGCCTGGTTGACAGCAGTCGGTTATGATGCTACCAGCTTAAAGTTTGGTGCAAATTCAATGATCTATTCAGCACTCGAAAGCCACAAATGGGCTGCTTTGACTGCTGACTTACCAATGGAATAG
- a CDS encoding DUF177 domain-containing protein, whose translation MKIVLNTLPRGKSEQIFDSVAQLQQDESIEWKPLQFELKLGIDRQGQNFYLHGKISCTGLFICESGMEEFEDTLESEIDVMLTFDSKFLESYEGDEIFHVPAHQAEYDLYPLVHDAVLLVIPISHRCGPDCKAGQDLQKSIEANEVPDERWAKLKDLFNE comes from the coding sequence ATGAAGATAGTACTGAACACATTGCCGAGAGGCAAATCAGAGCAGATCTTTGACAGCGTAGCACAACTACAACAAGATGAAAGCATCGAGTGGAAACCACTCCAGTTTGAATTGAAGTTAGGCATCGACCGACAGGGTCAAAATTTTTATCTGCACGGAAAGATTTCTTGCACGGGTCTCTTTATATGTGAGTCCGGCATGGAGGAGTTTGAAGATACCCTGGAGAGCGAAATTGACGTCATGCTCACCTTTGATTCCAAGTTCCTGGAGTCTTATGAAGGAGATGAGATATTTCACGTTCCAGCTCACCAGGCAGAATATGATCTCTATCCTCTTGTCCATGATGCTGTGTTGTTAGTCATCCCTATTTCACATCGATGTGGTCCTGATTGCAAAGCAGGTCAAGACCTGCAAAAAAGTATCGAAGCAAATGAAGTACCGGATGAACGCTGGGCTAAGCTTAAAGATTTGTTCAATGAATAG
- a CDS encoding 6-bladed beta-propeller, translating to MSGLVGCASSSKLGESLNYPADVPQPYLTLEQVIEGAQDTPAGLFSRFLGMIVGPERKFTLNQPTDMVVDQKGRLLIVESESGFISIYTEVEGEWLNSGRVHLPEILHPTSIAAGPNNIFVSDLMGGNVHILDYEFNLLGTMNHSDMQRPGGLCYDAHSNRLLIADPPAHRIFIFSPGGEYLAQVGRVGHTKSLLQSPIAITVDAANGNIYVLDGMARKVKHYDPDLNFIGSFGEYDQVPGSFAFPKGIAIAVDGTLFVGDAAFGNIQMFDPAGALLFYFGETGAGAGQFLMPRNLFIDHEQRLFVADPFNNRVQIFRYFAQD from the coding sequence ATGTCTGGACTTGTTGGCTGTGCTTCTAGCAGCAAGCTAGGTGAGAGCTTGAATTACCCTGCTGATGTGCCACAGCCCTATCTAACCCTGGAACAGGTTATTGAGGGAGCTCAGGATACACCTGCAGGTCTGTTCAGTCGTTTTCTGGGTATGATTGTGGGACCAGAGAGAAAATTTACCCTGAATCAACCAACCGACATGGTTGTGGATCAAAAAGGACGTCTGCTCATTGTTGAGTCTGAATCTGGATTTATCTCTATCTATACTGAAGTAGAAGGGGAATGGCTGAACAGTGGAAGAGTTCATCTGCCTGAGATTCTACATCCCACGTCCATTGCAGCGGGTCCCAATAATATTTTTGTCAGTGATTTGATGGGTGGCAACGTGCATATCCTTGATTATGAGTTTAATCTGTTAGGGACCATGAATCATTCTGATATGCAAAGACCGGGAGGTCTCTGCTACGATGCACATTCCAATCGGTTACTCATAGCCGATCCGCCAGCCCATAGAATCTTCATTTTTTCTCCTGGGGGTGAATATCTAGCTCAGGTGGGACGGGTTGGACATACCAAGAGTCTTTTACAGAGTCCCATTGCCATCACAGTTGATGCAGCCAATGGTAATATTTATGTACTGGATGGGATGGCTAGGAAGGTTAAACACTATGATCCCGATTTGAATTTCATAGGCAGTTTTGGTGAATATGATCAGGTGCCCGGCAGTTTTGCATTTCCAAAGGGTATTGCGATTGCAGTAGATGGTACTTTATTTGTTGGCGATGCTGCTTTTGGAAACATCCAAATGTTTGATCCTGCTGGCGCTCTGCTTTTCTATTTCGGCGAAACAGGAGCAGGGGCGGGTCAATTTCTGATGCCACGCAATTTATTTATTGATCATGAGCAGCGTTTGTTTGTTGCAGATCCATTTAATAACAGGGTGCAAATTTTTCGTTATTTCGCACAGGACTGA
- a CDS encoding adenylate/guanylate cyclase domain-containing protein produces the protein MTTSRRKLRAIVFTDIAGFTALSAKDETKSLALLDRQRELLKPIVTKYEGQWIKEIGDGLLLCFESSIQALDCSIEIQKTLKEEPGLNLRIGIHQGDIFEKDGDVFGDDVNVASRIEPFSAVGGIAISDKVQHDISGSPVYEIKFVGQPKLKGVKQDIRVYCLTSHGLTPTKLSDVSAKLESQPGWWIRYASSGTIAILVVVYIVIARGNELPSVGVLHIQNLNNSAEEYWTRGVTEDLIIELASTGLVRIPPLADILRFGTIDFSTQDIANQLGVEHLLVTSMLLEDRIVNFRAQLVNPAIGSVVYANKWNQPVDSLAPISKQLTSGILNSLGVKDRSIHLTSIPHPEAYELYLKGKYIYDNRQNLGDLEQSQSLFRESLEIDKNLIDAQIYLGKSFFDRGNYTEALNIFQDCYTRSVELGNSRYIAESLVNISSIFNKWSKHIDGLEYSKQALEQIKEVNDLHTEISVHNALGESYISILKDWKYTELKKAKRHFKVAHRIAQKNGFMSEEATALLKLAEIEKAKAHNWGMVFQNKVMSQGISRNRLDIEYIELFEDYHNSKWRTLLENSIEINKSIKSKARLARAYYAMTELSHDEKGANTDAGSYCEKALRLAEEIGDKAFQVDCYNKLWIYIENFEALDVESENFLIQEQLLKTAYAIAQDIDYGEGVFWSADYLALIYSMGGMLNLALEYQKIALNKAIYMDIKDFVKAEETSLQGLEVWMKNLRAEGFDLDLPYGNQLMERKRQEQENSSNDSLNN, from the coding sequence GTGACCACAAGTCGAAGGAAACTTAGGGCAATAGTTTTTACTGATATTGCAGGATTCACGGCGCTCTCTGCCAAGGATGAAACAAAGAGCCTCGCACTTCTTGATAGACAGCGTGAGCTCCTAAAACCAATTGTTACAAAATATGAAGGTCAATGGATTAAGGAAATCGGGGATGGTCTTCTGCTGTGTTTTGAGAGCTCAATCCAAGCATTAGACTGCTCAATTGAAATTCAAAAAACACTAAAAGAGGAGCCTGGGCTAAATCTGAGAATCGGTATACACCAAGGTGATATTTTTGAGAAAGATGGTGATGTCTTTGGAGACGATGTCAATGTAGCATCACGAATTGAGCCCTTTTCTGCGGTTGGTGGAATTGCCATTTCAGATAAGGTGCAGCACGATATATCAGGAAGTCCAGTTTACGAGATCAAGTTTGTTGGGCAACCAAAACTCAAGGGAGTGAAACAAGATATTCGTGTTTATTGTCTCACTTCACACGGATTAACCCCAACAAAACTTTCTGATGTATCAGCAAAGCTTGAAAGTCAACCAGGATGGTGGATCAGGTACGCCTCATCTGGAACCATTGCAATATTGGTGGTGGTGTATATAGTAATAGCCCGCGGCAATGAGCTTCCATCAGTTGGTGTTCTTCACATCCAAAATCTGAATAATAGCGCTGAGGAGTATTGGACACGGGGCGTGACTGAGGATTTAATTATTGAGTTGGCGAGTACTGGATTGGTTAGAATCCCACCGCTCGCGGATATTCTCAGGTTCGGCACAATAGATTTCTCAACACAAGACATAGCTAATCAACTTGGTGTAGAGCATCTTCTTGTGACAAGCATGCTACTTGAGGATAGGATCGTTAACTTTAGAGCCCAACTGGTGAATCCTGCGATAGGTTCGGTTGTTTACGCTAACAAATGGAATCAACCTGTCGACAGTCTCGCTCCTATATCGAAACAACTAACATCGGGCATACTTAATAGTCTGGGTGTCAAAGATCGAAGTATACACCTGACTTCAATCCCTCATCCCGAAGCATATGAACTATATCTAAAGGGAAAGTATATATATGATAATCGCCAAAATCTTGGAGATTTAGAGCAATCCCAATCACTATTCAGGGAATCCTTAGAAATAGACAAGAATTTAATTGATGCCCAGATCTACCTGGGTAAGAGTTTTTTTGACAGGGGTAACTACACAGAGGCTCTCAACATTTTTCAGGACTGCTATACTCGCTCTGTAGAACTTGGAAACAGTAGGTACATTGCTGAATCACTAGTGAATATCAGTTCGATTTTCAACAAATGGAGCAAACACATTGATGGTCTTGAGTATTCCAAGCAAGCGCTTGAACAGATTAAAGAAGTGAATGATTTACACACTGAGATTTCGGTTCATAACGCATTAGGTGAATCGTACATATCAATATTAAAGGACTGGAAGTATACCGAACTTAAGAAGGCTAAAAGGCATTTTAAGGTTGCACATCGTATTGCTCAAAAAAACGGTTTTATGTCCGAAGAGGCCACTGCGCTTTTGAAGCTAGCAGAAATAGAAAAGGCGAAGGCACATAATTGGGGGATGGTGTTCCAGAATAAGGTGATGTCGCAAGGGATTTCACGGAATCGATTGGACATAGAATACATTGAGCTTTTTGAGGATTACCACAATTCTAAATGGAGAACATTGCTCGAAAATAGTATCGAGATCAACAAGTCAATTAAGAGTAAAGCTCGTTTAGCTAGAGCCTATTATGCAATGACAGAATTAAGCCACGATGAAAAAGGTGCTAATACTGATGCAGGCTCTTATTGCGAGAAGGCATTAAGATTAGCGGAAGAAATTGGGGATAAAGCATTTCAGGTAGATTGTTATAATAAGCTCTGGATATATATTGAAAATTTTGAAGCTCTAGATGTAGAGTCTGAGAATTTTCTTATTCAAGAGCAATTACTTAAGACTGCCTATGCAATTGCACAGGATATAGATTATGGTGAAGGTGTGTTTTGGTCAGCCGATTACTTGGCTCTTATTTACAGTATGGGTGGAATGCTTAATTTGGCGCTTGAATATCAAAAAATCGCGCTAAATAAGGCAATATACATGGATATTAAAGATTTTGTTAAAGCAGAAGAGACATCGCTTCAGGGACTTGAAGTATGGATGAAGAATCTTCGAGCTGAGGGTTTTGATCTAGATCTTCCTTATGGGAATCAGTTAATGGAACGCAAGCGTCAAGAGCAAGAAAACAGCTCGAATGACAGCTTGAATAATTAG
- a CDS encoding DNA-3-methyladenine glycosylase yields the protein MEYLKHKQPAHISATFFEREPLLVAQSLLGKVIAVNSGTQWLMARIIETEAYYRREKASHSSLGYTHKRKALFMSPGTIYMYYARGGDSLNFSCLGDGNAVLIKSGYPVARYTDDPASILSMQNNNPNRDGSKRSLARLCAGQTLLCKSLNIKVSDWDAQQLKPHHLELWDDAYSPENIIQTTRLGIHKERDAHLPYRFIDMRFADACTKNPLRVRNFQNGRDYTILKP from the coding sequence GTGGAATACCTAAAGCATAAACAACCTGCCCACATATCAGCGACTTTTTTTGAGCGAGAGCCGCTCCTTGTGGCTCAATCACTTCTGGGGAAGGTCATTGCAGTGAATTCTGGTACTCAATGGCTGATGGCCAGAATTATCGAAACCGAAGCATATTATCGCCGGGAAAAGGCAAGTCATTCCTCCCTGGGTTACACCCATAAACGAAAAGCGCTCTTCATGTCCCCAGGGACTATATATATGTATTATGCCAGAGGAGGGGATTCGCTCAATTTTTCCTGTCTGGGTGATGGCAACGCCGTACTCATTAAATCTGGGTATCCTGTCGCCAGATATACTGATGATCCCGCGTCAATCCTGTCTATGCAGAATAACAATCCCAACCGAGATGGCAGCAAACGTTCCCTGGCCAGACTATGTGCCGGTCAAACCTTGTTATGCAAATCCCTTAATATCAAGGTTTCAGATTGGGATGCTCAGCAATTGAAACCCCACCATCTTGAGCTCTGGGATGATGCATACTCCCCTGAAAATATTATCCAAACAACCAGACTGGGGATACATAAAGAGCGAGATGCCCACCTACCCTATCGGTTTATTGATATGCGTTTCGCTGATGCCTGTACAAAAAATCCGCTTCGAGTTCGAAACTTTCAGAATGGGAGAGATTACACTATCTTGAAGCCATGA
- a CDS encoding MerR family transcriptional regulator has translation MSIIPNTESAAESSQGEVYHTPREVAQRLNLSVESLRLYEREGLIVPHKLDSGHRRYTDSDIEWIVCIQKQIHENKLNFAGIRYILSMLPCHEMKPCCLEDYKTCPAGDRSCRPCWDFDNTPCRTNGENCRTCVVYQQVLNVENLKKILSVKFKCD, from the coding sequence ATGAGCATAATTCCAAATACTGAGTCAGCAGCCGAATCTTCCCAGGGTGAAGTGTATCATACACCACGGGAGGTTGCCCAACGGTTGAACCTTTCAGTTGAAAGCCTCCGCTTGTATGAACGTGAGGGTTTGATCGTTCCACACAAGTTGGACTCAGGTCACAGACGTTATACTGATTCTGATATTGAATGGATTGTTTGTATCCAAAAACAGATTCATGAAAACAAACTGAATTTTGCAGGCATTCGCTACATCCTATCTATGCTGCCTTGTCATGAGATGAAGCCCTGTTGCCTGGAAGACTATAAAACGTGTCCTGCTGGAGACAGAAGTTGTAGACCCTGCTGGGATTTTGATAATACACCTTGTCGAACCAACGGAGAAAATTGTAGAACCTGTGTGGTTTACCAACAGGTCCTCAATGTTGAAAATCTAAAAAAAATATTATCGGTGAAATTCAAATGCGATTAA
- a CDS encoding cytochrome c3 family protein yields the protein MMNSLKRLFISLVVLALCNTFAFGQHNPDGRKVSLDCVTCHVTWHVNIDPEKSLLPKIDAPIQIQGMPARIPMAAMCFTCHDGTVMDSRQIFSSGNHQGNMDVKHADIKDLPLDKHGKIYCGTCHTPHSLKPTRPGGLAPFLRKAKINSDLCLNCHSNQAQNHKNHPIKVKVSPNNTMPKSTFWGKDGTMECMTCHPIHGKEPVNGVVGKDRSKLCSSCHEAYFNIKLTDHDLASSLKNKTGNMGPDFRGNDPCAACHVSHNGKAEHMWAMAIDPKAGENAYCVGCHSNNGLGKQKVFTHAGHPVSNIKLRKNIPALGIKAGDKLLCKSCHDPHQWEFSNKHAVNAGNEEGTEYTSFLRLPDDAQGQLCVTCHASQSSMFNSDHSVAREGFQQLFRESNTLHGQCTVCHGAHTDALAGSTEDDPYTVLCMRCHDGQHFATSVVHNNHPIGVPFTSKSKLRGYKKDGQTLLSCNTCHDPHKWGKKVEVSRTVDLKGDDRNSFLTISNWPEPKLCLDCHPEQETILNTDHDLTEADRSACSLCHAPHNAETQYGILAKWGDAPGASFNEKHCFSCHNEQGSASAKVVEGYSHPREFGILTPPARGTGVWLDFPLFTEAGPSMTVGHIDCFTCHNPHSWSYKPEFQKLGLGSKGGDDGQEGNDLTSFLRNPSQLTLCTDCHGESTLWKYNYYHDPVKRKRY from the coding sequence ATGATGAACAGTCTGAAAAGATTATTCATCTCGCTTGTTGTCCTGGCACTGTGCAATACTTTTGCCTTTGGTCAACACAATCCAGATGGCCGCAAAGTGAGCCTCGATTGTGTCACCTGTCATGTCACCTGGCATGTCAATATTGATCCTGAAAAATCATTACTTCCCAAAATAGATGCACCCATTCAGATTCAAGGTATGCCTGCTCGCATTCCCATGGCAGCAATGTGTTTTACCTGCCACGATGGAACGGTGATGGATTCGCGCCAGATATTCTCTTCTGGGAATCATCAGGGGAACATGGATGTGAAGCATGCCGATATCAAAGATTTACCCCTTGATAAACATGGCAAGATTTACTGTGGCACCTGCCACACACCCCACAGCTTGAAACCCACTCGTCCAGGTGGTCTGGCACCCTTCCTGCGGAAGGCTAAAATAAATTCTGATTTATGTCTCAACTGTCACTCAAATCAGGCTCAAAATCATAAAAACCATCCAATAAAAGTGAAAGTCTCTCCAAATAACACAATGCCAAAGAGTACGTTTTGGGGTAAAGACGGTACTATGGAATGCATGACCTGTCACCCGATTCATGGGAAAGAACCTGTGAATGGTGTGGTAGGCAAGGATCGCAGCAAACTCTGCTCCTCTTGTCATGAAGCCTATTTTAACATTAAGCTCACTGATCATGATCTTGCCAGCTCCTTGAAAAATAAAACAGGCAATATGGGACCAGATTTCAGGGGAAATGACCCCTGTGCTGCTTGCCATGTGAGCCACAATGGTAAAGCCGAGCATATGTGGGCCATGGCAATTGATCCGAAAGCAGGGGAGAATGCCTACTGTGTTGGATGTCATAGTAATAATGGATTAGGCAAGCAAAAAGTATTTACCCACGCAGGTCACCCCGTATCAAATATCAAATTAAGAAAAAATATTCCAGCATTGGGAATCAAAGCTGGCGACAAATTGCTCTGCAAATCTTGTCACGATCCACATCAATGGGAATTTTCCAACAAGCATGCCGTGAATGCCGGCAATGAAGAGGGTACTGAATATACTTCTTTCCTGCGCTTGCCTGATGATGCCCAGGGTCAGTTGTGTGTGACTTGTCACGCCAGCCAGTCGAGCATGTTTAATTCTGACCACAGTGTAGCGCGTGAAGGTTTCCAACAGTTATTCAGAGAATCAAATACCTTGCATGGTCAATGCACCGTTTGTCATGGGGCTCATACAGATGCTCTGGCAGGATCAACGGAAGATGATCCATACACCGTTCTCTGCATGCGCTGTCATGATGGCCAACACTTTGCAACTTCAGTGGTTCATAACAACCATCCCATTGGCGTGCCTTTTACATCAAAAAGCAAGCTTCGTGGCTACAAAAAAGATGGACAAACCTTACTTAGCTGTAACACCTGTCATGACCCCCACAAATGGGGTAAAAAAGTTGAGGTTTCCCGGACAGTGGATTTGAAGGGAGATGATAGAAATTCATTTCTAACCATTTCAAACTGGCCCGAACCAAAACTCTGCCTTGACTGTCATCCTGAACAGGAAACTATTTTGAATACAGATCATGATTTGACTGAAGCAGACAGGAGTGCCTGTAGTCTTTGCCATGCGCCTCATAATGCTGAGACGCAATATGGCATTCTGGCAAAATGGGGCGATGCTCCTGGTGCAAGTTTTAATGAAAAACATTGTTTCAGTTGTCATAATGAACAGGGTTCAGCCTCAGCCAAGGTGGTTGAAGGGTACAGCCATCCACGTGAATTTGGCATTCTGACACCGCCGGCACGAGGAACGGGAGTTTGGTTGGACTTCCCCCTCTTTACCGAAGCTGGTCCCAGTATGACCGTTGGACACATCGATTGCTTTACCTGTCACAATCCCCATTCCTGGTCTTATAAACCGGAGTTTCAAAAGTTGGGATTGGGAAGCAAGGGAGGCGATGATGGCCAGGAAGGCAATGACCTCACATCATTCTTACGCAACCCCAGCCAGCTTACCCTTTGTACTGATTGCCACGGCGAAAGCACATTATGGAAATACAACTACTACCATGATCCAGTTAAGAGAAAGAGATACTAA
- a CDS encoding cytochrome b/b6 domain-containing protein has protein sequence MSQDYTRFTLSQRLQHIFMFVPFIILVLTGFPIKFPESEFWSFVMSAAGGIENTRIVHRFAAAVMILDFAFHILYVGYNLFKNRPSLAEMHLLPNGRDGRNIKENLKYFLFLSDERPRFHKFSYIEKFDYWAVFWGMFIMAGSGIILWFPVLFSKFLPGIVIQIAYIAHSDEAMLALLAIIIWHFYNVHFNPRIWPANKVWYKGTLSEEEMEYEHPLELEEIKAREEASK, from the coding sequence ATGAGTCAAGACTATACACGTTTTACTCTCAGTCAGCGTTTGCAACACATTTTCATGTTTGTACCTTTTATCATATTGGTTCTGACCGGATTCCCCATCAAGTTTCCTGAAAGCGAATTTTGGAGTTTCGTCATGTCAGCCGCTGGAGGGATTGAAAATACCCGTATTGTTCACCGGTTCGCTGCAGCAGTCATGATTCTTGATTTTGCCTTTCATATTCTTTATGTCGGCTACAATCTCTTCAAAAATAGACCCTCTCTCGCTGAAATGCATCTCCTACCCAATGGAAGAGATGGCAGGAACATCAAAGAGAACTTGAAGTACTTTCTATTTCTGTCTGATGAGCGTCCAAGATTTCACAAATTCTCATATATTGAGAAATTTGATTACTGGGCGGTGTTCTGGGGTATGTTTATCATGGCAGGAAGCGGAATCATATTGTGGTTCCCCGTACTATTCAGCAAATTTTTACCAGGTATTGTGATTCAGATCGCCTACATCGCCCACAGCGATGAAGCCATGTTGGCACTCTTAGCCATCATAATCTGGCATTTTTATAATGTCCATTTCAACCCGCGCATCTGGCCTGCAAATAAGGTCTGGTACAAAGGAACATTGTCCGAAGAAGAGATGGAATATGAGCATCCCCTCGAGCTGGAGGAAATCAAAGCCAGAGAGGAGGCTTCAAAATGA